Genomic segment of Dermacentor albipictus isolate Rhodes 1998 colony chromosome 5, USDA_Dalb.pri_finalv2, whole genome shotgun sequence:
TCAATATCCATTTGAAAAATTATTATTGCACAAGTTGACCTGCAGGCAAAGAATAGCAAACGCAATAAACCTGTTCTCATTGTTGACAAACTCATAAGGTCAGCATTGTCTTGACGTGCTGATCTGTCATTTTCTCTAAAAGGTGTTTACTCATTTTCTGAACTCCAAGCAGTCTATTCAAGGTTAATTACATACAGTAACGGATACCTACGGAATGGAATGGAATATGGTATGGAATCGCCGAGTGATACAGAAGACGAGGCAAAGTGTCCTGTTTCCATTAGAGAAAGTTATGCACACCTCACAGTGATCACAAGTTCTGGCAAAATGATAACACCCAGTTGGGTGGATCCACAGTGAGACAACACAGCAAAGTCGCAAAGACTAATCCTATGGCTATACGATGCTTTTTAAGGGAAGTACGCAGATTTTATTAAATTCGGGGATTTTGTGTGCCATGACCACAATCTGATAATGATGCATGCCATACTGGGGGACTGTGCACTAATTTAGGCTACTTAGGTTCATCCACTCCATCCGGAGTCGAACCTGGGACTGTGCACTTGGCAGCGCAATGCCACAGTCACTGGACTACCATAGTGGAATGGGAACAATCTTGATGAGAGTTGTATGACACATAGAGATATGACACGTATAGAAATATACTTAATGTATTCTGTAGCTCTTTTGTTGCAGTGTTTTATGGCctttctggaggattggccacgAACCGGATCTAACCTAGAAGCACCCAGTTCTCAATGAGGTAGCCACTATATGAGAAAGTGAAGAAAATCAAGAAATTCTGTTAATATCATGCACTTATTTTATCAAATGCCAACTGCAACATTCCATTACGAATAAATTTGTTATGATTGAGTAGCAGATACCACTGAAGCAATCTTGTCAAAGCCACAGGGCTGGTAATTGTACAGTTCTCTTGATAGACAGCCACATAATACAcaaacatccactaatgaggaataggcagtgggaggcgtGGCTTGTGGGCGAGGGTGGGAAGAGCCAATTAGCTCTTCGTGACCAAGCCCAGcaagccgctcgtgccagtggggccttGGAATCGGGGCCCCAACCATCGTGCCCAACTTTATTTGTTTTCAGTAAAGTTTTTACTCACTCGCTCATTcttgttagcagcctttaaacggCATTCGAGCATACGGTGCGTGCACCTGGGGTTTGTCACTATGACGTATGTCCCAGCATGCTGCTTCTGAAAATTTTTCAGCCTTGGGTAGCTGTGGGCACCGCCATATCTTGGAGGTCAAGCTTAGGAGCCCCGCGTTCTAGGTGATGCATCGAGACTGGATTATGAGCGAATGCCCATTTGTTACCGCGCGCCAGGGCCCCACCTTTTTTATGTATGAGCACAAATTATGGGTGAAGTGGTTTAGGGCAGAAATAGAAATACTAAATGCCTATTTCAATCGCTTGTGCCTAGATACGCACATTTTTGCTATTAGCATGTGAAAATGTTTTAGTCTAAAGCGCAATCGGTTACTTCTTCATCGGCAGTGGACACGCTACTCCATGTTATACTGCAGATTGGGATTTGAGTGCGAAGGGTGCAGCATTTTGTAAGGTGTACTGTATATTGGAAATATTGTTGGCTACTTTGTGCTGCTCGTCTGTTATGCACAAGCTTTAAGTCCGCTAGATGTACTATCGACTAGTTATATGGTCCCCTTTTTGATCGCCTCCGCTCCTTTTGTGGTTGTACAGACACACCAGCCGATAGCGGCTTACAAAAACTCCGCAATAGGTGAGCAATAATGCGCGCCTCGCAATTCGCCCTCCCCCGCTATATTGAAGAACAAGGTCGCCTTCAGATCGATTTTTGGTTCATGGGATCGCGGTATCTGGCCACTTTCGTCACATCAAATTAGACAACTTGAGGCCTTCCAGTGCATGTAGGACAATGAAAAAGGCGCACCAAGTTAGCGTAGAGCAAGTTACGGAGCAGTATAATAATGGCTTAATTGGCACGAAAGGCCGAAATTTAACCCTCAGATTCACTGTTAGAAAAAAGAAGTGAGAGAGTTGTCAAACTATCTGCCGTGCCCAGAAAGAGCCCACTGTGCGTATGCGCCACAATCATCCAGGGCGAGCACAACAAGTGAGGTGTACGGGTGACATTCCAGAAGAAATCTCTAATATGTCGAATATAACGAAACAACAAATGTTCGTCAAATCCTTCCATTTGTCGAACAAGATTTCGTCACTGACGAGTTCtcagtttctctctttcttcccgtcACAGAGATGCTCGGCCCACAACGTGCCACTGAACGGCCAGGTTTCTTCCTGGCTTCCCGCGCGCGAACGGTGACAATCCTCTTCACTGCATGCGTTATTGGTTGAAATTTAGAAGCACAGGCTTCCTCATTTCTGGACCTTCGCCTTCAGGTCCCAAGTCGCAAGAGCAGCGCATCTTGCTGATAGACACCGCCAGCGAAGCTAATTGGGTCTTGCATTTTGGTGCCAGTCAGATGTAGGTGTCTCCAAAAAGCTGCTTCTTACCTGTCATAGAACTCCAGGAACAACTCCAGCACTTTCTCCGGAAGCACTGCCGGTTCTGAGAGTGGCAATTGCACATTGCCACTCTCACAACCTCGTGGCGCACGAAGACTTCGTATTTGTTCACGGCTTCCTGGTGCATTTCTTTGGTGACGTAAGGCTCGTAGAAAGGGTTGTAGGTGAGCAGTGACTGGATGGAAACGAGCAGGCTACCTAACGACTGAGCCGGGCTCCATGAAGTGCGGGCCATCAAAAGTGCCGAGAACGCTGAAGGACACCTCGCCGTTCGAGTATAGGTTCAAGTTTAGCTGCACAAGGCCAGTGTCTGTGGTCAGGAAATGAGCTCTGGGCGGTTCGATCGGATATTCGTTTGGACACACGATGTCGAATTGCAGAAGCCCACCCGCATACGGCGTGTCTGAAGATCCCATCACCAGGGTGTTAATATGGGTGATTTTGTTCTCCTCTGATGCAATGTGAATTCCTGGTGGCGGGTCAGCCATGATGTACCCGATGTCCCGCCTGGCCCTAAGGAGGTACATCGGAGAGACGTCGCAGTTGCGTTTGGACGGCGATAGAACTCTGGACCTTCGGATTACCACTGAAGCTTCCTTCGTTGGTTTGGTTGGACTTGGTTGGCTGGCCATCATACTTGCCATATTCGAGTGACCGCTTCAAGCGCTCTGTCAAAGATTATGACCAGCGGCCCCGGCTATTAAGGAAGGCGACGATGCTGATGACCTTAAAGGGATCCtaaaccacccctcgggcttggtgaactAACATATTCCATGGGAAAGCataggctgctgtgaacatctcagccaagttttgctgtcataCGCAGTGCGTGGAGCTCACAGGTGGAGCGCGAAGTCAACTTTCTCTCAAACACTATCTCTTCAACATAAGCCTGCTCCTCggtctcttctggacgctttatttcgtagtAAAGCAGATCCCCATGCGCAAATGCTATTGGTAGCCGCGGTTTgatacgtagcgtagataccactACTGCCACGGGGTGCTGCaacgagtccactggctgagcgcactgcggctcgctgaggaccagtggcgtagccagaaatttcgtttgagggcgggctcacattgcagctctgCCTCCTCCTCATGAAATGTGTCAAGGTACTATTAAACGCTACATTTCTTAGTGGAACATTTGTTAACTTCAGTCAATCGGGCACCAATTAAAGCTTCTCTCATTAATCTTTCAGCAGCTTTTGTGGCGTATTTTGTGTATTTCATGCTTGTTCCACTCGGCGTGCCATTGTAACCAGGAAAACAACTATTAACTATACACCAGCTGCACATAATGCCCGAACAGATGTAATAAGTGTGTAGGCTGCCGTTTGAGCGGATTCATGAAAAAGCTGCCTCTCGCGTGCTATAGCAAAGCCCTGTGAAGCGATGGATTGAACAATATGCATAGTTGTTGCCTTTCAGACCTCACAAGTGAACGCTGCGTCAGCTTCTTAGCGTCAAAATGGGCTACGCGCAttcaataaatttaaaaaaaggccACGATTTGCGAACGGCTTATAGTGCCTGTTGCAGACCCCTATATCGTGTCTATATAAATGAGGCCATAATTGCCAGTTTTAGGCTCCTATAAGACCAAGATTTTTTGTGCCTATAAATCTGATCGCTAGTCATGGGTCACTTCTGACGAGCTGTAATGGCGGTGtccttttttctttcagtttCATTATTGATAACGGCTATTCTTGCGAGCGTTCCATAACACTTCTGCTTGTATTTCAAACGGCAGATTTTGAACGGAGGCTCCCCTACATATAAACTATATTAAAATAGGTTGGCCTTTAAGAGGCCTGTGTGTTTTGTGGATACTTATAAGCCGTCATTATACGTACAGGTTTTAtgttatttattgttttattagGCAGAACACGGCACTACCTTGTCGGTCAAAATTAGACGACACTAGCCAGGTCGACATGCGAAGAAAAGCAGAAGGCCAGCGCCAAGAGGCCAAAAATGTTGATGCCACATTTCTAGACTATGCACTACAAACTAAAGAGGTAATCGCACTGCCACTCGCTTCCACCATTCGTATGTTTGGACCATTGGCCTTCCTATGTGACGCCACTGCTTAGCACATGCACATCTTGTGGTACCACAAGTATATTGTCTCTACAGTGAACGTTCCTAATCCCGATTCTGTTTTTGTGCGCACTGGGAAGTTTGGTTGGTGATGGCAGGGTACGAAGGCGTATGGAAGCCGACACGTGTTGAGGCGCTGGGATGAACGTTGTCTTGTGGACTACACGCGCACCGaacagtagacagttttagttacacgtacgtagaggcttcacgtacgcaaacgtgaaaagcctacgtaccttacgtgcaccccatctgaaacgcttttagctacacgtacgcgacgcacgccaagagggaccccgtagccccatctatcgggaaatgtgaacacggcggtagccaattcaatcctttcgccgtgtttcgatgcgagccatctgcgcgcgcgcggacagctatcgcttgttcgtgatcttgcggaactcccgcgcgaagctgtctacgtgcgcaagaaacgcacgcacaggattgaatctcacgtacgtccgtgagaggcgcgcgcgcccgctacgttctacgcatgcgcactgctcacacgtagacgcTCTACGTACGCAGAGCCTctacgtacagtcgcccaaatctttaactggtgtgcgggagcggcgacttttccgtgcgtcagcgccgtttgacggggcgtggctggaaacagtctgaggctaagcgcatgcggacaaagcgcgctcagctgggcccatcgtctactaggctgtttccagcctcgccgcgtcatacggcgctgacgcccggaaaagtcgccgctcccgcacaccagttaaagatttgggcgactgtacgtgtactaaaactgtctagtgaTTCGTTCGTTCGTAGACTGCTCCTATGCATGCACACGTATACCCATGCAGACAGGAGCAGCCCCGAGTACTTGTGCCTACAGCCAtacagagagagataaaactttattgtgtccttgatggggttaaggggtggcgggggtcgggaggctaacccccaatcccccccttcctcagacggcggccagttcttgcttcctggcggcgtcttcggccatccggacggcccagagctgctcctctgggtccaagctgagcagcaatgtctcccactgctcggccgtactaatgatgcgtgtgttagtgcgggaggtgttggtgggtgaggctttggggcattgccaaataatatgattgaggtcggcgcgggctttgcacgctttgcagagtggtgagtatgcatcggggtacatgtggttgtaaagcacggggttcggaaaagttcgtgtctgaaggagtcgccaagtggtggattgagacttagtcagtgttttgtgtgctggggggtagcgtaaccgctctctgcggtagtgcagtagaatttctctgaacgtgaccattcggtcccgcgcgtgaccgcgatgcagaacagagggctggtcgggatcggaagacgcaggagaaggatgatgcgcccggtgtgcgagagctcgggcggcatcgttggcggcttcgtttccagccagacccgagtgaccaggggcccagatgatctgcacgcggcgttgccttgagagaggagtgccagagagaatcttttgcgcttggggtgctatcagtcctcttgcgtagttacgaatggccgtttttgagtcgctgatgatgcagtgtgcattggtagccgcgtaggctaaagcgatggccgtttcttcgcctacttcgggttgcgtggcgaatattgatgcggccgcggagaggtggtactgcgaacccgcgactgcgactaccgccatggcgttttggttggggtagtctgctgcgtccacgtaggttacgtcagcggcttggtcgtagcgcttttgtagttgtttagctctttctgcacgtcgctccggattgtgttcagggtgcatattacgaggtatgggcgggataactagctgatcacgaatgtttggagggatgggtacttttggtccgaattgggtggtgtaggttatgcctagggtgcctagaatgtgcctgcccgtggtggaattggcaagtcgttcgtattggctaatacggtgcgcttcaataagctcgtctatggtgttatgaatgcctagggcgtccagtttctcgttagaggtggtgatgggaagatgtagggcttgtttataggccctcttgatcatggtattgagtttggacttgtcagttgcattgaggctaaggtacggggcgacataggtgatcctgctcaaggcgtaggcggttaccaggcgtataaggttgctttccttcatgccatgatgtcgatttccgatgcgtggaatgaggcgagtggtttggtgtacatgattatctaattgcttgagtatctccgtgtttctgccgttttgttggatgcgtaagccaaggatacgaatgctaggtactgtaggtatgcgttgctggtgcacgtggagttctatctcgggtgggtgagggtctggacgtcgacctccccaattaggcttgtacagaaggagctccgatttctgtggggaacacgccaggccgcgcggttctacgtatgcaacgacctcgttgatggcttgctgcagcgtgtcttggatgtccccgtcgctgcccccggtgacccacagggtgatatcgtctgcgtagaggctatgcttgaggttggggatgctagctaatgcaggcggtagtccgagcaaggccacgttaaacagaaaaggggatagaaccgaaccttgcggcgtgcctttactgccgaagtgaataattggcgactgcaaccctccaatggtaatggtggccgtgcgacctgtaagaaaattctttacgtagttatagGTTCGATGGCCAACCTggagttgggccagttggttcagtatggcctcatgcgtgacgttatcgaaggctttggttaggtctagccccaagatggctctggtgtccagcctggaggttttgtcgccatcgataatttggtgcttgagctgaatcatgatatcttgagcagaaagtttcgggcggaagccaatcatggtattggggaagaggtcgttgtcgttcatatgtctgtgtaagcgtgtgaggatgacgtgctcgaggacttttccgacacatgaagtcagggagatagggcggaggttttcgagtaggaggcgcttcccgggtttgggaatcataataattttggcttctttccattgtgaggggaggtttccagtttcccagtattcgttaaaataagctgtgagggctagtatagaatcctcatctaggttgcgaagcattttattagtaatgccatcaggtcccggggctgagttagggcggagtgcgaggatggcttcacgtacttctgctgcttctatgggcacgtccaggtggtcgttatcggtgcctgtgtatggtggagcgggtgtagtaggttgaggtcctatgtatcggtctatcaattcttgaagaacttgtgcgtccgtgccagaatgggtgtgaataattttttgcaagttgtgctgttgtgtgttcttgctgttagccggatcgaggaggcaacggaggatattccacgttttgggcaggtttggttgccgctccatgctgtcgcatgtgctgtgccaatttttacgagtaagttgttgtgcgTAGTCTTCGATTTCAAGGGTGAGAGTGCTAATACgtttcctgagcgttcggttgagcttgttgcgtttgtatctgcgttgcagactggcgagggcttcccacatatgcagtaacttgctatctgcctcctgcagattggcttcctcaggaaccaatttagtggctttgctcgcgtcttgcagcaaggatgcgacccaatcttcgtaagggggttgggtacccgagaaagaggtgagggctctggcctgccggaaagcgtcccagttcgttatgtggagttcacgacccttaggctttcgcgggcccgctcgaactgttgtttggattaaatagtggtcactgcccaagttgtcttgtgtgttgatccagtctgcttgtggaattcgttttgcgaatgtcaagtccggagtagtatctctgctaacgctgtttcccatacgagtgggagaagttggatccgtgacaagagtaagacc
This window contains:
- the LOC135897143 gene encoding ubiquitin-conjugating enzyme E2 Z-like, with translation MASQPSPTKPTKEASVVIRRSRVLSPSKRNCDVSPMYLLRARRDIGYIMADPPPGIHIASEENKITHINTLVMGSSDTPYAGGLLQFDIVCPNEYPIEPPRAHFLTTDTGLVQLNLNLYSNGEVSFSVLGTFDGPHFMEPGSVVR